The sequence TTAATATCCCCTGAAAGGAGGACTAAACTTGTGGCTCATTTTTCCAAAAGCTAAGCAATTTTTGAGGTATTTTTTAactaagaaatttaaatttcccAACAAGCTACTGAAATCAGGATCCTTTGCCCCACATCTTCTGTTataaaggacatttttaaaatgtttcccttTTTTATAATTACCAAAGTTCTACAGGTTTGTCCTTGAAATCTGGAAAATgtacaagaaagcaaaatgaacaaaattaaaatcactTGTCGGAAGAAGGGTAAATTTTATAGTATGCGAAAgatatctcaataaaacaaaaataaagagaaaacacacagaaaaaaagtcATCCCACCAAAAAACCCTAACAAAGCACTTTCTATCTCATCTTTTTTTCCATGCATATCTGTTCCTTACAACATTGTAGTTTTATTGCAAGTATGAGTTTGAGtttgtttttacattaaaaaaagaaaaactcatgaGTACTTCTCATACCATTAAATGCTTTGCAAAAACCACGATGTTAATGACTGCATGCAAACCTACTGCAGAATAGTCTTGCAGAAATAGCTGCCTGGccttaaatgtgaaaataaaattttcagtggGGCTTTATATAGGGAGTCTTTAGTAATGGAGAGGACAGCATCTTCGGGAACATTTTTACAGCAAAGTCAATAACAGATTTCATCTGCTTTTGACCTTTAATAAAAGCCAGGGGCTCAACATTAAAATGCTACTCTGAAGGCAATTCCTGGAAGGCATTGAGGTCCAGTTATGAGACTTTCTGGTAGCCAGCTCCATCCCAGGATTGAACTTAGGGTGTCAGGAAGGGTGGATGCACTGTGTGTCTATGAACCATTGTCTGTAAGCAGAACCACTTCTCTTTTTGGGGGGAGCTGAAGAGCAGAGCTGGCCTGGTCCTGGGAGCTAAGTTTGGGGATCAGGCAGTTAGTCAGTAGATGCACTGCCTACACAGGATCCTGAGGCCCGGTCCCAGTCTGCCAGATACTCAGGCCAGTGGAGTTGCCTGCCAGGCTGGGTTGGGGGCCTGGGTGGGCTTCAGGGAGTCTTGTGTGCACGCTCAAGTCACTCAGTTGAATCCATGGGTTTTGTGGggtctttgtggccctgtggattgtagcctgccaggctcctctgctcatggggttctccaggcacagGAAATCTGCTAGAGACATATGATCCTTCCTCCAGAGAAGAGACACAGCACTTTGCTCTAGTTCTCAAAGGCATCCATGACCCCAAAAGGAGAAGGACCCCTCCTACCTCGGGGGCATCTGTGGCACGCTGAATCCTTGAGGTTTCGTGTGCTCTGACCTAGACTGCCAGCAGGCCGGTGGGAATCCAGCCGCAGGGCTGGAATCGGACTCAGCCCCAGCTTCTTCTTTTAGAAAAACACTTGCACTGATGCTCTCTAGGCTTCtaagactgtctccaacctgtcCTGTTTTGGCCACTGACAGGTTGTATAATCGCTGCCAAGTTGCATAGTTTCCCCCTGAACCTCAGAGCTCTATCTGCTTGGTAAATGGTTATGTTTGGCGAGCCAGGAAGAGCTATGGGAGTGGGGTGGATAACAGCCCTCCCACACTGGGGCCACACAGGGCCTCCAGGGAGAGCTGGGTGTGGGTGGGCGCATTGGCCACTAGGTCGCGCTAACAGGATGTAGCAGGTGGTCAGCTCGGCGGAGCCAGCCGGGCCCAGTCGTCCACAAGCAGAGCCAGGCCTGAGGGAGGCTGCCCTGCAACGCCCAGGTGAAGAGCTGGGTGCCTGTCCTTTGTTCTGGCAGGTACTACGTCGGGGACACCACAGACGTCCTGTATGAGAAGTGGTTCTACTGCGAGGACCTCGGCACGCAGTTGGCCCCCATCATCCAGGAGtgagcccccagcccctgccccttgCCCTCCTGAAGTCCTGGGCTCTGGCCGGGGGCAAGCAGACCCAGCCCAGCAGGGCTCTGGGGGGTATCCACCAGCAGTAATGATGCCCAGGATTTAGGGAGAAAATCTGCCCCTCCCAGGATGGAAGGGCCCCAGATTGGGAAGCTCCACCCCTGTGGAGTGGAGGCAGGGGAAAGGAGTGTGGCTATACAGCAGATCATATGAGGGTGCCATGAGTGTGCCATGTGTGGGCTCCTGCACTtcggagtgtgtgtgtgtgtgtgtgtgtgtgtgtgcgcgcgcgcacacacacatgtgtcttTAGCCCCCTCCTCCTTTGTCCCTGCAGGTTCTTCAGCTCTGAGCAGTACAGAACAGGAAAGCCCAACCCTGGTGAGGCCCCTGGGaaccatctttctctctctccctcccctgacCTTTTCCAGGGAAGGGTGGGTCTTGGCCCTGGTTCCAGAGTCTCCTTTTGAGTACTCTGCCCTGTACTCAAGGCACAAGAAGATGGCATGAAATATACCCCCACATGGCTACTTGGTGCCTGGGCTGGAGACAGAGCCCATTCCAGTGACTGGGAGCTGGGACCCCTGGGAACCAGGCCTGCTGGGACTGGGTGGGCGGAGCCAGGGGACACTGACCACATCTGTGCCGTGGGTGCAGACCAGCTGCTCAAGGAACCGCCATTCCCCCTGAGCACACGATCCGTCATGGAGCCCATGTGCCTGGAGGCCTGGCTGGATGGCCACCGCAAGGAGCTGCAGGCGGGCACGCCCCTCAGCTTGTTTGGGGACACCTATGAGAGCCAGGTAATGCAGCCTTGGGTCACCCAGGGCATCAGCCCAGCAGCCCTGGGAGATGGGAGCTAatcacacatggacacacacacacactcactcatacatagacacactcatacacacacacactcacactcacaggcaagtcatGGACACAAGCATAGGCCTTCTTGTTTCCTCCCTTACTCTGAGAATGATGGCTTTGCTGTGAGTGGAAGCCCATGGAGGCTACATGGTCCCCAGCAATCTTTCTTTGACTTCAGAATAGGGATTAGGGGGTTGCCCCATCCACTGAGGGGTTCCTGGGAGTTTAGGGTCATCCCCCTGCCAGGACTTCTGGGCCTTTGACCAAGCATAGCCTTGGGAGCCAGGAGGGAGAGATATTTGGGGGTGAGGGTTGGGTGGAGAGTTGCACAGAGACCCAAAGCTGGTCTCctttcattcaacatttactgagtgtctaTTATGTTTTAGGCTTTAGTAGGAAAATAAGATAGAGTCACTCCCTCAGAGTGTGTATGGCCTGATAAATGGAAGAGTTCATTAACAATTGCCATGATTATGTGATATGTTCTGTGGTAGAGAGGCTACAGGAAGTCATAGGACGATAAAGGAGGAACCAGGCTGTGAGGGAAGACAGGACaacttcctggagaaggtgatgTATAAGCTGAGTTTTAAACCTATTGTAGGAGTTtgcaaaaggaagaaagggagatggAGCGTGCATTCCAGGGGAAGGAGAAGCCTGAGTAAAGGCATGGAGGCTTGAAACAGGCTGGCATTGCAAATAGCTGAGGTTGGGAAACCAGGACAGGGAAGTAGGGGCAGAGGCACAGCTGCTAGATGGCCAGCGTAGCAGGCAGTGCCCATGTGCGAGCAGCTCTCCTGGGCTGGGCAAGGTGCAAGGACTTATGCTAGAGACAAGAGACTTTCATCTAAGTGTTGAGCAGGGCGGGTGACCAGACTAGAGTGGTGGTTCAGAAAGATCACTGTGGCCTGTGTGAGGACCAGATCGTCAGGGCGAGTGTGGCAACGTGGAGACCTGCCAGGAGGCTCACGTTTGCTTGTGCTTTACAGCTGGTCACTGTCACATCCCTGGGAGTTTGCATTAGACACCCCTGTGGAGGGACGCTCACTGGATGCAGACCTACCCTAAGAGGCCTGGCCAGCCCAGCCCTGAGCTCACACAGGGCCATGAGAGCCAGCATGCCCCACcaagcccctcccaccccattctctgaccccctcctcctccccgctcCAATTCACTCCAGCAAATATCTACTGAGGCCCACTCAGGGCTGGTAGGAGCATGGCCCACACAGCGGTTGTGGGTTTCCGAGCTGATGCAGGTCAGAGAGGctcagcctccctgtccctcttgCTcatcccctcccaactccctccacCTCCTTAGGTCAGACTGTGAACATCAcacagaggaagggagaagggcaTCCTCTGGGGAGTTCACGTGTGTGTTCTGTGGCTCTGCCCTGTGCCGTGTTCACACACATGTCCCTGGTAGGTGTGCCTCCGTACAGGTCAGCAGTAGTTGTGTTGAGCGTCAGAGGGAGCAGATATCCATGTGCCTGTGAAGGGCAGGCATGTGTGATCCCAAGGAGCAGGTGGCTGGGacgggaagggggtggggagggcctggGCAGCCTTCCTCTCTAAGACCAGGCCTCTGCTCTGCATACGGAAATGAGGCTGTGTTGtgggccccacccctgccccacacaGGGCTGGTGTCTGGGGGCCAGGTTCAAAGCCCTCTCCTACGTGGGGTAGGATGCACCAGAAAGACCTGTGTCACTTCCCACCAGGTGATGGTCCACGGACAAGGCAGCAGCCAAGGCCTGAGACAGGATGTGGACGTATGGCTGTGGCAGATGGCAAGTGGGGTCCGGGGAGAGGGTGGCACGCCTCCTGCCTGCACCTGGGAACCGGGCTGCTCTGGGGCCTTGGATGCCCACAGTATGGACCAGTTCCCAGGGCCTCCTTGCCAAGCTCTCTCAGGGATGCTCAGACAGTTGTTGTGGCCCAACAGGCTCCATCCACTTCTCCTACTCCTCTTTCCTAGGAGGGCTCCTCAGTGGTGACGATGGAAGAACAGCGCCTGAACCTGACCCCTGATGACAGCCTCCTGGTGCCAGCTGGGACTCTGTGAGTCCCCGGGGAGGATCTACCCCCTGCCGTGGACCTGCCCTCCTTTCCCTGGGGTCCCTGGGGTCCTtatctgaccctgcccacctgcaTCTCCACAGGTATGGCTGGGAGCGAGGACAAGGCTCCGTGGCCCTGTCTGTGACCCAGGATCCTGCCTGCAAGAAGTCCCTGGGATGACTGATCCTCCCACTGTGGGCCCAGAGCACCCACCCTGGCCAAGTAACTCTCCCAGCCCCACTGTTCCTACGTACACTGCTGCTCAGAGACTCAGTGTCCCCCGAACTGGGCCCTGGACACGATCATCATCCACTCTCCTCCTGTCCTCTCGGCTAGGCTGCCGGCTTcctgggggccgcagctcccCTTCTCCCCTGACAGCCCTCAGCCCACTGCTCTGCGGCTTCTGCCGGGTGGGGTGCTGCCTGGGGCCGGCTCCTCACCGCCCTCCATCCACAGGCTCAGTGCAGCTCTCGCCTGCCGCCAAGAAGCCCTCAATAAAGGCTTGCTGGCCGACAAGCGCCTGCGGGTCTGCACACACACGGCCTGTGGTCTCTGTCGGACACTGAGTGCTCCCTGACTGGGTGTATGTGGGAGTCTGGGCACCAGCTGACCATGGACGTGTGGAAGCTCTGGGCTCGAGTCCCCCTGCTTGCTTAGAGAAGTGCTCGGGCTGTGTGTGCCCCTCCATGCGTGCTGCTGTGCCTGTCCTGGGGGCATGGCTGAagtctctctgcctctttctcactTATTCTTTTTACATAACTTTAAGAAATAGCATCTGTTGAGGATTTTTCTCCCCAATAACAGGAATGATTTGTGCTCATTGTAGAAAATgtagaaatacataaaaacacaaaatccCCCGGGTGGAGTTAACCACGGTTAATACATGAAGATTGTGACGAGCCTCAGAGGGGCTTGGTGGTAGGGGGAGCGCCACCTGGCCCCATCCCCCTGCTCCCCCCTCTCTATGTACAGGCCCCTGTGGGGCCCAGGAGTTTGGGAGTTGAGGATGAAGCAGTGGATCGAGATGAATCATGGAAGTTGCAGCAGGAGATTGGGGCTCAGTATCCTGGGACTTCAAGGAGAAGTTCGTGAGGGGTCGCTCGTTGAGGGAACTGAAGCTGTGTCTGGATGAAACAGGTCCCTGGGTAGAGTCTAGGCTTCCTCCGGAAAACCTGGTCTGAACCCTGCCTCCCCTATACATGCCTGCCAGCTCACTTTTTGGATCCCCTCCACTGACAAACCGCCAAAGGAGACTCTGACTTTGCTGAAAGGCCGTGAAGGCTGTCTGGACCTTCACCCACCACCCCTCTAGAGGACTTCCTCTCCGGCCAACCAGGAATAAACACCAGCAGCCTCTCCCTACCTTTCCATCACTCTAGGGCAGTGAGGCATTCCTCTGTACAGGATGCGAAGAGGGAACATCAGTGTCCCAGGAGCCCCGCCCCCCGTCCTGTGTGCCCAGATGGCCACAAGAAGGGTTCCCTAGTTCTAAGGATGTGTCTAATCCAAGACGAAAATCATGAAAACTAGGTCCCCTGTTTTTCTGACCACCAACTCTGTGCCAGGGAATTTGCCAGAAGTTTTTACAGAAATGACCTCACTGAATCCTTACAACTGCCTAAGAAAGTGGTGACACCACATCTTACAGTTGAGGCTTAGACAGCTTTGGAAGCAGGCAGCTCTGTTTCCAACCCAGGCTTGTCTGCATTCAAAGCTCAGGCTGGTGGTCCCACCACCCTACACCCTATCTGCTCTCAGCCTTGGACAGTGGGAGCCCAGGGCAGGGGAGaggcttgggggagggggtggtgtctGGGGAGAGAGGCCAGTGTCCACTGTCTGAAACCCCAAGACTCAGACTGAGCTGGCAGCATGGGGCATCTGCTGACCACAGTCATATAGCACAGGGGCAGCCAGGGTCGAGGGTGGGGGTCAGGGGGGGTCTGATACTAGAGCTTGGAACCACAGCCTCTCTTGGTGCTGTCCCAGGTTACTCCATCTCTGCCCACAGGCCTGGCCCCATGGACTCATGAGAGCACCACACAATGGGAGAACAGGATTTAGACCTTGTCTGAAACCAGCCCTAGCCTTCTGCTCCTGTCTCTGCAGTGAATGCTGGGTGATGGCCCACCAAGTGGGATGAACAGTGGCAGAGCAACTCGAGGATTCTCAGGATTGTTCTGTTTGTGGGAGAAGCCCCCAGGTCCCCAGGGCATGGCAGTAGAAACTTGGCAGGGGAGCCCTCTGCACGTGGGATGTACTTCATGGATGTGGACCTGGGACCATCACAGACTCTGGAACTGTCAGGAATCTGAGAATCAAGACAGCAGGCTGTTCCCACTAGGCAGTGAGCATAACGGTCAAGGTGTCAACTGGACCCTCCGCCTCCTTCTCCCAAGACAACATCTTGTTGGCTCCACAGTTCTTGCTGCCAGAgttggtgggggcagggagccacccagtctgtatctgtgatgggagtggggtgggggcccAGGGTGGCCTGCATGGTCCCGAGAGCTGTGAGTTGTCAGGACCAGCTCCTGCCTTCAGGCAAGCAAATGTCTGACCACTCAGGGCTGTAAACACGCTCCCCAACCACACCTCAGCCAGGCCTTCCTCCTGCTTCAGGGCTCCTCTGGGCCTCCACTCACCCTGCGGAGCCCTCATCCTGGTGTGCCAGAGGCAGTGCAGATTCCAGTCTGAGGTTGGGTTTAGAGACTTCACAGGCTGGCCACTCTCTACTCtggggaggtggagagggagggagagcagCAGGGTTCCTCTTCGCGTGCAAATAGGAACACAGGGTGTTTCTTGGTGGCTGCAAGGATGATGATGAAACCCCCAGGATATTGAGTCACTGTGCTGGCCAGCTGATAGTGAGCATGACCCCCGGCAATTGCGCAGGGGTCGGACAGCGGGAGAAACGTCTCTCAGGTCCACGGCCCAagcagcccatgggatttcctaacCTGAGCCATCCCgctccccttccttctctctctccctcctggctccctctctccctccctccctctcccccgtcCTCCTCTCCCTCGGCCCTGACCACTGCCTTGGGGTCACCTGGAGAGGCCACTGCTTCTTGCCACCCGGCCTCCTCCCCCATCGTGTCTGCCCTCCTGGCGCCAGTCCTGGGCATGGAGTTTGTCCTGGGCCTGGTGGGGAACAGCCTGGCCTTCTTCATCTTCTGCTTGCGCACGCGGCCCTGGACGTCCAACACCGTGTTCCTGGTCAGCCTGGTGGTCGCGGATTTCCTCCTGATCCTCAACCTGCCCCTTCGCGTCGATTACT is a genomic window of Muntiacus reevesi chromosome 3, mMunRee1.1, whole genome shotgun sequence containing:
- the HAAO gene encoding 3-hydroxyanthranilate 3,4-dioxygenase — protein: MERPVKVKAWVEENRGSFLPPVCNKLLHQEQLKIMFVGGPNSRKDYHIEEGEEVFYQLEGDMLLRVLERGKHRDVVIRQGEIFLLPAGVPHSPQRFANTVGLVIERRRLKTELDGLRYYVGDTTDVLYEKWFYCEDLGTQLAPIIQEFFSSEQYRTGKPNPDQLLKEPPFPLSTRSVMEPMCLEAWLDGHRKELQAGTPLSLFGDTYESQVMVHGQGSSQGLRQDVDVWLWQMEGSSVVTMEEQRLNLTPDDSLLVPAGTLYGWERGQGSVALSVTQDPACKKSLG